The following are encoded together in the Bradymonas sediminis genome:
- a CDS encoding PaaI family thioesterase encodes MAISFAQQIMSNPTDKDAWVKAFKATTGHTAMAPHQIELVDIGDDFAVLEMPIGDHARQPFGLLHGGMSLLLAESAASMHACWGVDLSKRVPVGIEVSCSHLSSATEGSVRAHATVIKRGRTLIRHKIDIIHIETERLLCEVRVTNLYKSM; translated from the coding sequence ATGGCCATTTCGTTCGCGCAGCAGATTATGTCGAACCCTACGGATAAAGACGCATGGGTAAAGGCGTTTAAGGCGACCACCGGGCATACCGCGATGGCGCCGCATCAAATTGAGTTGGTCGATATCGGCGACGATTTCGCGGTGCTCGAGATGCCGATCGGCGACCACGCGCGCCAGCCCTTCGGGCTGCTGCACGGTGGGATGAGCCTGTTATTGGCGGAGTCGGCGGCGAGCATGCACGCCTGTTGGGGCGTCGATTTGAGCAAGCGCGTTCCGGTGGGGATCGAGGTGAGTTGCTCGCATCTTAGCTCGGCGACCGAGGGGAGCGTGCGCGCGCACGCCACGGTGATTAAGCGCGGCCGCACCCTGATTCGCCATAAGATCGATATCATCCATATCGAGACCGAACGGCTGCTCTGCGAAGTGCGCGTGACGAATCTATATAAGTCGATGTGA